The following are encoded in a window of Calonectris borealis chromosome 17, bCalBor7.hap1.2, whole genome shotgun sequence genomic DNA:
- the MRGBP gene encoding MRG/MORF4L-binding protein isoform X2 — translation MGEAEGGSAGAVEKPPLPAAGPGAAAAPGVPAEEAVVVWSPEVEVCLFHAMLGHKPVGVNRHFHMICIRDKFSQNIGRQISSKVIWDHLSTMYDMQALHESEILPFPNIEKNFALPDEMIQEVREGKVMIEEEVKEEIKEEMETHAGPEEVFAPSGSLGKTTEKPSSKEKEKTSSDSGSKEGSDKRKRNRVTEKVLNANSNPSSPSAAKRRRT, via the exons ATGGGGGAGGCGGAGGGCGGTTCGGCGGGCGCTGTGGAGAagccgccgctgcccgcggccgggccgggggccgccgcggCG CCCGGCGTGCCGGCGGAGGAGGCGGTGGTGGTGTGGAGCCCTGAAGTGGAGGTTTGCCTCTTCCACGCCATGCTGGGCCACAAGCCCGTAG GTGTCAATCGCCATTTCCACATGATTTGTATCCGAGATAAATTCAGTCAGAATATTGGACGGCAGATTTCTTCCAAAGTGATTTGGGACCATCTGAGCACCATGTATGATATGCAAGCCCTT cacgAATCTGAGATTCTTCCGTTCCCTAATATAGAGAAGAATTTTGCTCTTCCTGACGAAATGATTCAAGAAGTGAGAGAAG GAAAAGTGATGATAGAAGAAGaagtgaaagaggaaataaaagaagAGATGGAAACGCATGCAGGTCCAGAAGAAG TTTTTGCACCCTCTGgaagtttaggaaaaacaactgaaaagccaagcagcaaagagaaagagaaaacttcaTCAGATTCTGGGTCCAAAGAAGGATCTGATAAGAGGAAGCGCAACAGAGTCACTGAAAAGGTCTTAAACGCAAACAGTAATCCCTCCAGTCCAAGTGCTGCAAAACGACGCAGAACATAA
- the MRGBP gene encoding MRG/MORF4L-binding protein isoform X1, producing MGEAEGGSAGAVEKPPLPAAGPGAAAAVAAAVAAAAAAAAAAPEPGVPAEEAVVVWSPEVEVCLFHAMLGHKPVGVNRHFHMICIRDKFSQNIGRQISSKVIWDHLSTMYDMQALHESEILPFPNIEKNFALPDEMIQEVREGKVMIEEEVKEEIKEEMETHAGPEEVFAPSGSLGKTTEKPSSKEKEKTSSDSGSKEGSDKRKRNRVTEKVLNANSNPSSPSAAKRRRT from the exons ATGGGGGAGGCGGAGGGCGGTTCGGCGGGCGCTGTGGAGAagccgccgctgcccgcggccgggccgggggccgccgcggCGGTCGCTGCTGCCGTTGCAGccgccgcggcggcagcggccgccgccCCGGAGCCCGGCGTGCCGGCGGAGGAGGCGGTGGTGGTGTGGAGCCCTGAAGTGGAGGTTTGCCTCTTCCACGCCATGCTGGGCCACAAGCCCGTAG GTGTCAATCGCCATTTCCACATGATTTGTATCCGAGATAAATTCAGTCAGAATATTGGACGGCAGATTTCTTCCAAAGTGATTTGGGACCATCTGAGCACCATGTATGATATGCAAGCCCTT cacgAATCTGAGATTCTTCCGTTCCCTAATATAGAGAAGAATTTTGCTCTTCCTGACGAAATGATTCAAGAAGTGAGAGAAG GAAAAGTGATGATAGAAGAAGaagtgaaagaggaaataaaagaagAGATGGAAACGCATGCAGGTCCAGAAGAAG TTTTTGCACCCTCTGgaagtttaggaaaaacaactgaaaagccaagcagcaaagagaaagagaaaacttcaTCAGATTCTGGGTCCAAAGAAGGATCTGATAAGAGGAAGCGCAACAGAGTCACTGAAAAGGTCTTAAACGCAAACAGTAATCCCTCCAGTCCAAGTGCTGCAAAACGACGCAGAACATAA
- the OGFR gene encoding opioid growth factor receptor isoform X1, which translates to MAAWLGFRAEEDEAEDEACFWRYDSTWEEDEDEDEDGGDEGEPEGAEAAAGEEPEDAAEQPVPSWARGSRQAQPRWYTLWLKLLMFLFNTEEQRSNSSPLSRRDFQFSGRRNWNAAKDLQRYRHRYPGLIESENEEEEEMWNLSFYKNEICFLPQGLHIETLLESWWDNYEVLEENHSYIQWLFPLREHGMNWRAKPLTCQEIQAFKKSKEVMQRFIRAYQLMLRFYGIVLINEETGELKRAENWAERFQNLNRYSHNNLRITRILKCLGEMGYEHYQVHLVKFFLTETLVQETLPNVKRSALDYFLFTIRSKRKRRELVHYAWQHFKPRGSFVWGPHDKLLKYRVRSAKSQLHQKTEDKQETPGKKCDDSVEKDQSQSLEEEQKAGDAIDSQPKGNDEDVKEKLSGCVLKGGDGEEEKEASFIQQEEKDLNSETEEVQGTAENDCTKESKKRKLDANMADTKKSALLKSPTDIENISRNLGECAIDAEIPSSVPLLEAEEDQEALKEDDASTKDSTVPETADAAVKRRKVDKRTSRSKTFNLAINLNMGPSASSAKLSPSVANTEAEKENASEKNATVEATSEKGGGDANGGAVRPPGSSRLPETGWTSPISDGLESSGDQVTARSDQHHCNSTLLGGKSEVDGVEQHKKAENASEKGQAEVTGKKQIPESLEQSIASTCPEEHSAEIATQKPESPEHAAEPDEEQVAAE; encoded by the exons ATGGCGGCCTGGCTCGGCTTCAGGGCGGAGGAGGACGAGGCGGAGGACGAGGCGTGCTTCTGGAGGTACGACTCCACctgggaggaggacgaggacgagGATGAGGATGGCGGCGACGAAGGCGAGCCGGAGGGAGCGGAGGCGGCAGCCGGGGAGGAGCCGGAGGATGCGGCGGAGCAGCCGGTGCCGAGCTGGGCGCGGGGCTCCCGGCAGGCCCAG CCTAGATGGTATACTTTATGGCTGAAGCTGCTAATGTTTTTATTCAATACTGAG GAGCAAAGATCAAATTCGTCACCGCTGTCTCGGAGGGATTTTCAG TTCTCAGGCAGGCGCAACTGGAATGCAGCAAAAGACTTGCAGAGATACAGACATCGTTACCCG GGTTTGATAGAATCagaaaatgaggaggaagaagagatgtGGAACTTAAGCTTttataaaaatgagatttgttttTTGCCCCAGG gttTGCATATTGAAACTCTGCTTGAATCTTGGTGGGACAATTATGAAGTTCTGGAAGAAAACCATTCTTACATACAGTG GCTATTCCCTTTACGTGAACATGGAATGAACTGGCGTGCCAAACCACTCACATGTCAAGAAATCCAG GCCTTTAAGAAGTCCAAGGAAGTTATGCAAAGGTTTATACGTGCTTATCAGCTCATGCTGAGATTTTATGGAATCGTTCTGATCAATGAGGAAACTGGAGAACTTAAAAGAGCAGAGAATTGGGCTGAACGATTTCAAAACTTGAACCG GTATAGCCACAACAATTTGCGGATTACGCGCATCCTGAAGTGCCTGGGGGAGATGGGATATGAACACTATCAAGTGCACTTGGTCAAGTTTTTCCTAACAGAAACTCTTGTTCAGGAGACGTTACCAAATGTCAAGAGAAGTGCCTTGGATTACTTCCTGTTCACCATCAGAAGCAAGCGGAAGAGAAGAGAACTAGTCCACTATGCTTGGCAACACTTCAAACCTCGAGGCAGCTTTGTATGGGGACCGCACGACAAACTCTTGAAGTACAGAGTGCGCTCTGCCAAGTCACAGCTGCACCAAAAGACTGAAGATAAACAGGAGACTCCTGGTAAAAAATGTGATGATTCTGTGGAAAAGGATCAGAGCCAGTCtctagaggaagaacagaaagctGGAGATGCTATAGACTCGCAGCCTAAAGGGAATGATGAAGATGTAAAAGAGAAGTTAAGTGGGTGCGTTTTGAAGGGAGGGGATGGTGAAGAGGAGAAAGAGGCTTCATTTAtccagcaggaggagaaggattTAAACAGTGAGACTGAAGAAGTGCAGGGTACGGCAGAGAACGATTGCACGAAGGAGAGCAAGAAGAGAAAACTGGATGCAAATATGGCAGACACTAAAAAGAGTGCACTGTTGAAAAGCCCTACAGATATTGAAAACATTTCCCGTAATCTGGGAGAATGTGCAATTGATGCAGAAATCCCCTCCTCAGTTCCACTCTTAGAAGCAGAAGAGGACCAGGAAGCACTGAAAGAAGACGATGCAAGCACCAAAGACTCCACAGTGCCAGAGACTGCTGATGCAGCTGTAAAACGGAGGAAAGTTGATAAAAGAACATCGAGAAGCAAAACATTCAACTTGGCCATAAACCTGAACATGGGGCCCTCTGCCTCTAGTGCCAAGTTAAGTCCATCTGTTGCAAACACTgaggctgaaaaagaaaatgccagtgAGAAAAATGCAACTGTGGAAGCGACAAGTGAGAAGGGTGGTGGTGATGCAAATGGTGGGGCTGTGAGACCCCCGGGTAGTTCCAGGCTCCCCGAGACTGGCTGGACTTCTCCAATAAGTGATGGCTTGGAATCGAGTGGAGATCAAGTCACAGCAAGGAGTGATCAGCACCACTGCAACAGTACACTcctgggagggaaaagcgagGTAGATGGGGTAGAACAgcataaaaaggcagaaaatgcaagTGAAAAAGGGCAAGCAGAAGTCACAGGCAAGAAACAAATTCCAGAGAGTCTTGAGCAGAGCATAGCATCCACTTGTCCTGAAGAACACAGTGCTGAGATTGCGACACAAAAACCTGAAAGCCCTGAGCATGCAGCAGAACCTGATGAAGAGCAGGTAGCAGCAGAGTGA
- the OGFR gene encoding opioid growth factor receptor isoform X2, with protein MAAWLGFRAEEDEAEDEACFWRYDSTWEEDEDEDEDGGDEGEPEGAEAAAGEEPEDAAEQPVPSWARGSRQAQEQRSNSSPLSRRDFQFSGRRNWNAAKDLQRYRHRYPGLIESENEEEEEMWNLSFYKNEICFLPQGLHIETLLESWWDNYEVLEENHSYIQWLFPLREHGMNWRAKPLTCQEIQAFKKSKEVMQRFIRAYQLMLRFYGIVLINEETGELKRAENWAERFQNLNRYSHNNLRITRILKCLGEMGYEHYQVHLVKFFLTETLVQETLPNVKRSALDYFLFTIRSKRKRRELVHYAWQHFKPRGSFVWGPHDKLLKYRVRSAKSQLHQKTEDKQETPGKKCDDSVEKDQSQSLEEEQKAGDAIDSQPKGNDEDVKEKLSGCVLKGGDGEEEKEASFIQQEEKDLNSETEEVQGTAENDCTKESKKRKLDANMADTKKSALLKSPTDIENISRNLGECAIDAEIPSSVPLLEAEEDQEALKEDDASTKDSTVPETADAAVKRRKVDKRTSRSKTFNLAINLNMGPSASSAKLSPSVANTEAEKENASEKNATVEATSEKGGGDANGGAVRPPGSSRLPETGWTSPISDGLESSGDQVTARSDQHHCNSTLLGGKSEVDGVEQHKKAENASEKGQAEVTGKKQIPESLEQSIASTCPEEHSAEIATQKPESPEHAAEPDEEQVAAE; from the exons ATGGCGGCCTGGCTCGGCTTCAGGGCGGAGGAGGACGAGGCGGAGGACGAGGCGTGCTTCTGGAGGTACGACTCCACctgggaggaggacgaggacgagGATGAGGATGGCGGCGACGAAGGCGAGCCGGAGGGAGCGGAGGCGGCAGCCGGGGAGGAGCCGGAGGATGCGGCGGAGCAGCCGGTGCCGAGCTGGGCGCGGGGCTCCCGGCAGGCCCAG GAGCAAAGATCAAATTCGTCACCGCTGTCTCGGAGGGATTTTCAG TTCTCAGGCAGGCGCAACTGGAATGCAGCAAAAGACTTGCAGAGATACAGACATCGTTACCCG GGTTTGATAGAATCagaaaatgaggaggaagaagagatgtGGAACTTAAGCTTttataaaaatgagatttgttttTTGCCCCAGG gttTGCATATTGAAACTCTGCTTGAATCTTGGTGGGACAATTATGAAGTTCTGGAAGAAAACCATTCTTACATACAGTG GCTATTCCCTTTACGTGAACATGGAATGAACTGGCGTGCCAAACCACTCACATGTCAAGAAATCCAG GCCTTTAAGAAGTCCAAGGAAGTTATGCAAAGGTTTATACGTGCTTATCAGCTCATGCTGAGATTTTATGGAATCGTTCTGATCAATGAGGAAACTGGAGAACTTAAAAGAGCAGAGAATTGGGCTGAACGATTTCAAAACTTGAACCG GTATAGCCACAACAATTTGCGGATTACGCGCATCCTGAAGTGCCTGGGGGAGATGGGATATGAACACTATCAAGTGCACTTGGTCAAGTTTTTCCTAACAGAAACTCTTGTTCAGGAGACGTTACCAAATGTCAAGAGAAGTGCCTTGGATTACTTCCTGTTCACCATCAGAAGCAAGCGGAAGAGAAGAGAACTAGTCCACTATGCTTGGCAACACTTCAAACCTCGAGGCAGCTTTGTATGGGGACCGCACGACAAACTCTTGAAGTACAGAGTGCGCTCTGCCAAGTCACAGCTGCACCAAAAGACTGAAGATAAACAGGAGACTCCTGGTAAAAAATGTGATGATTCTGTGGAAAAGGATCAGAGCCAGTCtctagaggaagaacagaaagctGGAGATGCTATAGACTCGCAGCCTAAAGGGAATGATGAAGATGTAAAAGAGAAGTTAAGTGGGTGCGTTTTGAAGGGAGGGGATGGTGAAGAGGAGAAAGAGGCTTCATTTAtccagcaggaggagaaggattTAAACAGTGAGACTGAAGAAGTGCAGGGTACGGCAGAGAACGATTGCACGAAGGAGAGCAAGAAGAGAAAACTGGATGCAAATATGGCAGACACTAAAAAGAGTGCACTGTTGAAAAGCCCTACAGATATTGAAAACATTTCCCGTAATCTGGGAGAATGTGCAATTGATGCAGAAATCCCCTCCTCAGTTCCACTCTTAGAAGCAGAAGAGGACCAGGAAGCACTGAAAGAAGACGATGCAAGCACCAAAGACTCCACAGTGCCAGAGACTGCTGATGCAGCTGTAAAACGGAGGAAAGTTGATAAAAGAACATCGAGAAGCAAAACATTCAACTTGGCCATAAACCTGAACATGGGGCCCTCTGCCTCTAGTGCCAAGTTAAGTCCATCTGTTGCAAACACTgaggctgaaaaagaaaatgccagtgAGAAAAATGCAACTGTGGAAGCGACAAGTGAGAAGGGTGGTGGTGATGCAAATGGTGGGGCTGTGAGACCCCCGGGTAGTTCCAGGCTCCCCGAGACTGGCTGGACTTCTCCAATAAGTGATGGCTTGGAATCGAGTGGAGATCAAGTCACAGCAAGGAGTGATCAGCACCACTGCAACAGTACACTcctgggagggaaaagcgagGTAGATGGGGTAGAACAgcataaaaaggcagaaaatgcaagTGAAAAAGGGCAAGCAGAAGTCACAGGCAAGAAACAAATTCCAGAGAGTCTTGAGCAGAGCATAGCATCCACTTGTCCTGAAGAACACAGTGCTGAGATTGCGACACAAAAACCTGAAAGCCCTGAGCATGCAGCAGAACCTGATGAAGAGCAGGTAGCAGCAGAGTGA